GTTTTGGTTTCTTGGTTCAGCTTATCGATTTTCGTGAAATGAATAATGCTGGGAATCGCCTAATAGCTGCTCTGTCACTGGTGAGTTTACTGTGAATTGGATTGCAAAGAGATGTTGTATGTTAATTGGTGATTAGTGGCATTGTTTTACACTGACCATGTTTTCATGCTGCAATGTTTCTAGCCGCGATATCGGCATGTGAAGCAGATAAACCTTGAATTTGCACAAGATATTGAAGACAAACATCTTGAACTCATAAAGAACAAGGTAACATCCCATTCTACTATGAGTTTGTGTAAATTTAATATATTGAAGAACTCGAAAgacattattcaaaaaaaaaaaaaaatctcgaaAGACATTGAATTTCTATGTGTGGAAAAAGTAAGTCGTAATAATACGAATGTTTTATTAGATGGAACCCTTAAACTGAGTATATTGTTGATTTTGCCACAATCAAGTTACCCATATAGTGGTCAATATTTGTAAGTTATGAGACTTGAGATAAGGTTTAGGACTTGTAACCTCCATGCTTGTCATAGACTACATCTAATTCTGTTAGGCTTGACACTTGCATAGTTACATATTTCCcgttataaaattaattaggcTTCTGTCTTAGCCTTTATGTTACATCTGGTTCTTGGTTCGGAGCGATCTTAGCTCCTCAACACTAGGCATAAGGCATGTTTGTGTATCTTGAGGTACAGAATGGAAAGGATACTAGTTGCTCTCTACACCCAGCTGTTTGTAAACCTCTATCCCTGGTTCATCATCATTTTTACAACTCTGAATATTCATTTATTATATGTGACACCTTGACAAAGGTAGTTGACCACAATATTGTAATTCTGTTTTAAGAGCTCTTGCTGAAGTATACACTATTTTTTCAAAGAGGTGCTTTTTGCAATTTGCATGGCCTGAAATTTAACCATTTCTACAGTGTTTTGGTTCTCTTCAAAACCTTGAAGTTTTGAATCTGAATAGCTGCCAGAAGATTTCTGATAAGGGAGTTCAAGATATAACCAGTGCTTGTGCCAATCTGAAGGTCTTTTCTATTTATTGGAATGTGAGGTATTGAAGGCTTCTCTGTGCTTAAAAATCATACTGCTAATTGAAAATTTCATAACGGTTAATGATTTTGGAATGTAAATTTCAGGGTGACAGATATAGGTATAACACACCTGGTGAAAAATTGCAAGTATATCATTGATCTGAATATAAGTGGCTGTAAGGTATTTAATTACTGAGTCTCATCCTACTTCATGCTTTGCAGATTTCAAACTATGCATGGTGTATATGGCTATCTAATAGCGCCTATCTCTGCAAAAGTTTGGTTATAGTTTGCTTGAACTAGGTTAGTACAAATTTTCATGAAAGATTTTTATTGACTGGAGCTTTGATGTGAAAATCACAGAATATTTTAGACAAAAGTTTGCAACTGGTTGCTCAGACTTATCCAGAATTAGAGTTGCTGAATCTGACAAGGTAGAAAACGCTCTTCATAAGGTTATATCAGCAAGCTCATGTAAAGAATGAATTTAACTCTTCTACTGTATCACAACATTATATCAAGGCTATGACAATATAAAATATTGATAATTTGCAAGACATGGTGATGGTAGAGAGTTGATCAAAATGCGAATGTTTAGTGATTTTGTGGCATTCTCAACTCCTCTCAAACACTTTCCTTTCTACATAGTCAAGTAGTGAAATTGTACTTTATGTGCAAAGCAATATTTGTCCCACTTTTTCTCACAGATTGTAATTTGCAATTCATAGGTGTGTCAAGTTAACAGATTTTGGCTTGCAGCAGATATTGAACAGTTGCTCCAGTCTCCAGAGTCTCAACTTATACGCCCTGTCTAGGTATTTGGTGGAGTCTTTGCTTACTTTAAACTATGTTTTCTTGCTGTGTATTGATTCTTAGCATTTCCTTTGTTCAGCTTCACTGATGAAGCTTACAAGAGGATATCACTTCTAACCCATCTTAAATTCTTGGATCTATGTGGTGCCCAGGTAAATATATATACTACACTATTTTTTGAAGATATAAATCTTTGGAAACTGATGATAAATACTTATGGGAAATCTGATTTCAGAATCTATCAGATGAAGGGCTTTCTTGTATAGCTAGATGCAAGGGCCTTCTGTCTCTCAGTTTGACATGGTAACTGAAGCTTCTGAAATcctaaatatgtatatgaagcAAAGGAAGTACATCAATTGATATTTTCAATACCAATCTCTACTTTCTAATAGGTGTGTACGTGTCACTGATGTGGGGGTCATAGCCATTGCAGAGAGTTGCACCTCTCTCGAATATCTCAGGTAATCTTGATAAGAAATTTTGGAAGAGCCTAATGACTGGTCTGTGAATTGTCAACTGTGGAATATCAAGCTTTCTGAGTTATGTTTATGTTCTTAAGTCTGCCCTTTTCCAAAGATGATTTTTGAGAATCTTTGGTAGATGACATGCATTACAAGAGCTTGAAGTCTTTTGCTTTAATGGAACTGCCTCTGGTTAGCCAAATTGTCACTGATGTTGCTTTTGTTCATAATCTCTCCATCCTAAAGTCATATAGCGACCGAGAAGCATGTTCATGCTGCACTTTATTAAGCTGCAATATTGCTTTGAGCATTATCACTTccagacaaaaaataaaaaataaaaaataaaagaagaagatcaacagCGTTAGCTCTGTGTAATTTTACTTACCTTTGTTTGTACCAGAATCATCAGTGCAGTTGACAAACTGCTTTCTGGAAATGTCTTGACTTTATATAGTATGGTATAAATTATTTTAACTATATATGtaactgaaattgaaaacacTTGCTTGaacttcttttaatttttaattgaaCCTACAGTGTTCCCATGCTTTTGAATGATTTCCTGCAAGAACTGACTTATGAAAATACAAAATGCAGCTTGTTTGGGATAGTTGGGGTGACCGATGCATGCCTGGATTCCCTCTCAAGGACCTGTTCGAACACAATTACTACTCTTGATGTGAATGGATGTATTGGAATTAAGGTAAGGATGCATTTAATATTTAGTAACAGAATATACTAGTAGTTGGACCAGTACACCTGACTGTATATTTGTTCCCTTGTAGAGACGGAGTCGTGATGAATTGCTTAAATTGTTTCCAAAGTTGCGGTGCTTCAAAGTGCACAGCTAACATTTGCCATACAGAATCCACATTGCGGATGAGAAATGCTTCAGATTTTTGTATTCACTCATAATAGGACCTCAGGAATCTCAATCTGTAATGTTTTTTCTCATCCTGTTCTCAGCATTTATGAATAAGTACAGATTTTCTGATAAAACATTGAAATGACTGTTATGAATCAAACGACTccaattgattttggttttgccTTATATGTGCTTGTATAATCTCTGCAAAGGGATTGAGTAGACACTTTAGATTATAAAGTATAATGACAACAATAAATAAAACCTCAGTGTTACAAAGTGATCCTTGCCCAGACTGAACTATGCCAGTCCCCCATTTTTGTACCATTAAATTGATATGAATCACATTCCTTTGGCTACGGGCATGAAAATATTATACTGATGCTTCCTACACTAATGATCCAAGAGTTACAGTTTTGGAGCATTTCTTGGACCTTGGTTCGACCATCCATGACCTTGAGATTCTGCGCCAATTGCCGTTTGTCAACATAGTAAAATTGGTTGTGGTGCTGGAAGCCAATAATATATATTGAGCTGAATAGATAAAAGACTAATGGAGCTAACAAATGAAGCTCTTTTCTCTAACGTATCTGTTGCTTTTGGAACCCTAGTACTCTCGATTCCactatgttttaattttaagatGCAATCAGtatgtaaaataaaaataaaaacgtGACTTGAGTATGACGATTGAAAGCCAATGGAACAACTGCTCTGAAGGTACTAAGACTTCCTAATTTCGTGCCGAGAGGAAAATAAAGGACCAAGAGACTTATAAGGAAGAGAGAGTAGCCTAAATGCAAGCGGAACGAACCAAGGTGCTTAAGAAGAACAGTGAGATGGAACTGAAGGATGCCACTaaccaaattgaaaagaagGTAAATTTTTTCATGAATTTAAACTCAAGGAACGAACTGATATGGATTCTTCCAAAAACGATAGATAAGATCAAGACGCTAATTGATTACTGTAATCATGAGAAGAATCTTCATCAGGTAGGTCTCGAGAATGGAGTCTTACGAtcgcaacaaaagaaaaaaaggaaagaaaaaaaaaacactgatTCTCTATTTCATCATTTGAAAAGagtaaatggaaaaaaaaaattggaatggAGATTGCAAGTTCTAACAGTAATAGTGCAGTGGACACAGGGGCTGCTGCAACCAAATACATGTTTGGGCAGTTATGATGACATGCATTGTTGCCACTGATATGGGACTGCCTCTAGCAGTTAATGCTAGCCATTCTGGATTTGGCATCTTATGGAGTCGAATGTGATGGAAATAGAAGTGAGCTCATATGGGAATAAATCATTCAGGGTTTTGTTTGGATATGCCTTTTTCATGGTGATGATATTAATTGGGGTACTGTTGGAGGCGGCAATGCTAGCTGTAATAATGTAGGAGGGAATTTGCCGCATCAACCCTAGATTGGAGGTGGTATGCATCAACCCTAGATTGGAGGTGGTATGGGAACTGATATGGAGCTGCCTCCTTAGCTATAATGAAGGGTTGCCTCCGGGTTTTGTTTGGAGGTATTGACACTGACGATAATGATGAGCTTCCatatgattttaattttttgtttttgttttttttaaaccCTTATCCCACCGTCCATACGATTTTAATTATCAAATTGTCACAACTCTTTTTCTCATTCTCCATGATTCATTGCAACAAACTTTTATTGTATTTCTTTGATGCACTTTACTTTCAAGAATTTCTATTTTTCCAGTATATTTGATTCTGTATTGAATCGTGGTTATCCAATAAATATTTGTATATTTTTCCTATAATTTTGCCCAATTGATTTTGTCTACCATATAGTTTTTATGAATGCATGATTTACACTAGCTCCATAGTCCATAACGATATCATCAAGATAACGGAAAATGACTGAATTGCCCTCAAGGTAGGCCTAGGGCTCTTGACCAGCCCACTAAGGATCAGGATACAACCCACATAGGCCCAGAAGACATATGAGTCGCATACAGCAGAAAGGCTTCGTCCGGATACAGTTGTCTGCTCATGATAGGCTCTGTGCGGACCGACTCATAATCTTCATACGCTACACATCAGTTCCGGAATGATGCTCCATGCAGTGGCCCAAGGACCGAGGGGAACCCTCAGTTCCACCTGGGATCCATCTAGAACGGACAAGGGGCCAAGCCCTGGTAAGGGGCTCTGTATGGACCCCCTCACAGCTCAATAGTTAGAGCCCAGCTAGCTCTCCACAAGTGCCAAGCCCATACAACCATCGAGTGCAATCGAAACAACAGAGAGCTAATGAgtgtgagatttttttttttttgggtcaaactAATACTTTATTGGAGATCTCCAGCCCTTGCCGGCTTGCCCAATGAAGAAAGTAGATGAGTTCGTTTAGTCATTTGCCAAACCGGTCAATTCTTTTCAGAAACTCATCTACAATCAGACAAGAAACTAAAACCTGAGATCTagaccagaaaaataaagacaTCCCCCATGCATAACTAACCTAAACATGTTACTTAGAAGCAAACCACATGCTCCAGATTTGCAATTATTATTTGCCCAATAAACAGCTTGACTAAAAGGAATTATTGCTTGCCAGATGCGAAGGTAGTCGCCTTTTCAGTTGGGTGTTGTTTCTCATCACTTCCGGTTCAAAGCTTTGGACATGTTATTTGCTGGAATCCGGGTAATCAACTCACAACATACATGAAAAAGGTGTATTATAAAACCCATTTGACTATAAATTTCCACCTGCCATACTTCTATTTATCTATTACTCCATTGTTTCTCATATTGTTTTTGGGTGGACAagtagtttgggattgcttggACCCAATAATACTAAACTTTGGGATTTGGTTTTAAAAGAGAATACACTTCTAAATAAAAACCTtccggcaaaaaaaaaaaagttattgctATCCCCATAGCACATCATGTCAATGAATTCCAGCCCCTTTGCTTTTCATTTTCAGAAAGAAACAGAAATATATGTGTTCAACAAACAGTCCAAGCTCTAGGTCAAGTAGAGTTTACAATATCATTCATTGGGGAAAACAGAAAGAACTCTTGCACAACCCTCAGACTATAAGATGAGCTGATCCGAAGAAAAAGAtaacccgaaaaaaaaaaaatcaaaatcttatTACTTATCTTTGTTTCCTCgaccaaaatataaaaaaaaaaatgggggcTGATCACATCCTAGAGAAcattgagaaagaaaaatattgcaGGCCACTAGCCTTTCAGGGATTAGAGTACACGATTACGACTATATGTGATGAGCCAGTGAGCATCTCTAAGAAATTCTATTGGCAAAAATGAGATGGGCGATTGAGCAAGGAATCATCATAACTTTTCTATAAGATAAAGGTGGCATAATACAAAGTAGATCATAGCATATATCTCATAAGGAGATACCAGGAAAGAACAGGGGAATGATCTACCATCTTACAATAACTTAACTTCATCCAACGGCTGCTTTTTCTTAACTTCATCCAACGCTCCTACAAGCATTGAGATTGCCATCAACACAATAAGTGCAGCCAAGTGACACATTCAAAAACACACACAGAGCAATTGTATGCATTCAGTTCTGAATAGAAACTAAAGCCTCATATCAATGATGCAAGAAAGTTGAGATTGTGAGGTCTAAGAATATCGACGATTAAACCAGTATCAACTAAGCAGGTATGAAAAGTTTGGTAAAGCTAATATattcacacccaaaaaaaaaacaaaggtctGAACCTTATATGGAGGGAAAACAATCCAGAGCAACAAAATGAAATAGCCTAGTTTCAGCAATGTCATACTCACTTTTCACTCCCCAAATCTCCAGTTACAATTCTATGTCT
Above is a genomic segment from Rosa chinensis cultivar Old Blush chromosome 3, RchiOBHm-V2, whole genome shotgun sequence containing:
- the LOC112194339 gene encoding F-box protein At3g58530, translating into MERSLRSRDELMKNILTFKFGEVSLEFSINQCPILKVKETLAKERIRIFGFSQDHEVGFDLISHCKPGPENSPILILFWPLGTPSGSITGLQGVCRFGGLIKMEVEGGEEVTWSRETVPKVVKIVSTRLPQRDLISLLLVSPWLNATLISHPSLWLLIDFREMNNAGNRLIAALSLPRYRHVKQINLEFAQDIEDKHLELIKNKCFGSLQNLEVLNLNSCQKISDKGVQDITSACANLKVFSIYWNVRVTDIGITHLVKNCKYIIDLNISGCKNILDKSLQLVAQTYPELELLNLTRCVKLTDFGLQQILNSCSSLQSLNLYALSSFTDEAYKRISLLTHLKFLDLCGAQNLSDEGLSCIARCKGLLSLSLTWCVRVTDVGVIAIAESCTSLEYLSLFGIVGVTDACLDSLSRTCSNTITTLDVNGCIGIKRRSRDELLKLFPKLRCFKVHS